One segment of Cutaneotrichosporon cavernicola HIS019 DNA, chromosome: 4 DNA contains the following:
- a CDS encoding uncharacterized protein (Alpha/beta hydrolase family), whose translation MAPREAFYAPFNGPSDVPSPLTSPHWLPLAPHPGNPAPPAPLRPPHPPPPEGWTRTFHAVPAAYPRQLKEATGTYGRSSHPFRESGPEPKTSAERKARSEKEGFKAAEARWGGHEWSMDEALAASPKGLFVAVERWRRDKLRGGHTVVCSHANGMQKEHWQPVLRRIIASEGGEPDYAFGTDKPLPATPVLLDDIWMFDDANHGASVDLNAGLLGPGQIWDDTARDLVNFIVHVLPAAREDEKMASACFPWHLPWQLPWRPDGDAPAIKVIGFGASFGGLAQARAAAFIPDRYEGLFLADPMLPPRTRTWENVLEEPETMLLRVRQAVKRRDTWSSREEARTSMLKSPFYAAFHPEQFDLVVSHGLVKAPNGVTLATPAWCEAAVFCEGVCHARGWDRLPGLNVPIAFFMARENDRTMGDELTRELVWRPPLARNERSLSAGHLLVQEDPDGTAEAAKRFLATLDSGRWGNSLEEIRASYDEETKARL comes from the exons ATGGCCCCGCGCGAGGCGTTCTACGCGCCGTTCAACGGCCCATCGGACGTCCCCTCGCCATTAACGTCGCCTCACTGGCTCCCCCTCGCTCCGCATCCTGGCAACCCCGCTCCGCCGGCCCCACTCCGCCCACCACACCCCCCACCTCCAGAGGGATGGACGCGGACCTTCCACGCCGTGCCGGCCGCCTACCCGCGGCAACTGAAGGAAGCGACTGGGACGTATGGCCGCTCGTCGCATCCGTTCCGTGAGAGTGGTCCTGAACCCAAGACGAGCGCAGAGCGTAAGGCCCGAtcggagaaggagggatTCAAGGCCGCTGAGGCGCGATGGGGCGGCCACGAGTGGAGcatggacgaggcgctggcaGCTTCGCCCAAGGGTCTCTTCGTGGCTGTGGAGCGGTGGCGCCGCGATAAATTACGTGGCGGACACACCGTCGTGTGCTCACATGCGAACGGGATGCAGAAGGAG CACTGGCAGCCCGTGTTGCGCCGAATCATCGCTTCGGAAGGAGGCGAGCCGGATTACGCCTTTGGCACGGATAAACCCCTCCCCGCCACGCCTGTGCTGCTGGACGATATCTGGATGTTCGATGATGCCAACCACGGCGCCAGCGTCGACTTGAATGCTGGGCTACTGGGTCCCGGCCAGATCTGGGACGACAcggcgcgcgacctcgtcaacttTATCGTACATGTCCTCCCCGCTGCTagggaggacgagaagatggCCAGTGCCTGCTTCCCCTGGCATTTACCGTGGCAGTTGCCGTGGCGGCCTGATGGCGACGCTCCAGCGATCAAGGTCATTGGTTTCGGGGCGAGCTTTGGTGGTCTGGCACAGGCACGAGCAGCGGCATTCATCCCGGACCGATACGAGGGATTGTTCCTCGCAGACCCCATGCTCCCTCCCCGCACGAGGACGTGGGAAAACGTACTGGAAGAACCAGAAACCATGCTCCTGCGCGTACGGCAAGCCGTCAAACGGCGCGACACATGGTCATCCCGCGAAGAGGCGCGGACCAGTATGCTCAAGAGCCCATTCTACGCCGCCTTCCATCCCGAGCAGTTTGACCTTGTCGTCTCGcacggcctcgtcaaggcccCGAATGGCGTTACATTGGCTACGCCGGCATGGTGCGAGGCTGCCGTGTTCTGTGAGGGAGTCTGTCACGCGCGTGGATGGGACCGCTTACCGGGACTCAATGTGCCGATTGCGTTTTTCATGGCGAGAGAGAACGACCGCACcatgggcgacgagctcacTCGCGAACTGGTGTGGCGCCCGCCGCTCGCTAGGAATGAACGTAGCCTCAGCGCGGGCCACTTGCTCGTGCAGGAGGACCCGGATGGGActgccgaggcggccaagcgcTTCCTCGCGACCCTGGACAGTGGGCGGTGGGGAAATAGCCTTGAGGAGATTCGCGCCAGCTACGATGAAGAGACCAAGGCTAGGCTGTAG